A portion of the Deinococcus peraridilitoris DSM 19664 genome contains these proteins:
- a CDS encoding type I phosphomannose isomerase catalytic subunit: MNEPLDTCLFLLRPQYQQRVWGGQKLQQASPPVGEAWIAYERSEIQGGEHDGQTVGELAGRYGAALLGTDVARRFGGRFPLLIKLLDCADWLSVQVHPNDEQARRLVGPGEFGKTEAWHFLEVDEGATILAGVKSGTSPQELARAIRSGRVLDVAERASVRSGETVFIPAGTLHALGPGMLLYEVQQVSDTTYRVYDWDRPASAGRALHLDESVEVTNPALRADVTPPPVLRGTGEQQAVSCPFFQLDVLQLEGTALRGETAGQSAHVITVTAGQVEVFCADQTVTLSPHQTLLVAAQTSGYEVRPVSGNARALRASVPMVG, translated from the coding sequence ATGAACGAGCCACTGGACACCTGCCTTTTTCTCTTGCGTCCCCAGTATCAACAGCGCGTCTGGGGTGGCCAGAAACTGCAGCAGGCTTCACCGCCGGTCGGTGAAGCCTGGATCGCCTACGAGCGCAGCGAGATACAGGGTGGCGAGCACGACGGACAGACGGTAGGGGAGCTGGCCGGACGCTACGGCGCCGCACTCCTGGGCACCGACGTCGCGCGACGTTTCGGTGGACGCTTTCCGTTGCTGATCAAGCTGCTCGACTGCGCCGACTGGCTGTCCGTGCAGGTGCACCCCAACGACGAGCAGGCCCGGCGGCTGGTTGGCCCGGGCGAGTTCGGCAAGACCGAGGCGTGGCATTTTCTGGAAGTCGACGAGGGCGCCACCATTCTGGCCGGCGTCAAAAGCGGCACTTCACCACAGGAACTCGCCCGGGCGATTCGCAGCGGTCGGGTGCTGGACGTCGCCGAGCGCGCCAGCGTGCGAAGCGGTGAAACCGTCTTCATTCCGGCGGGCACCCTGCACGCCCTGGGACCTGGCATGCTGCTTTACGAAGTGCAGCAGGTCAGCGACACCACGTACCGGGTCTACGACTGGGACCGCCCTGCGAGCGCCGGACGCGCGCTCCACCTGGACGAATCAGTGGAGGTCACCAATCCCGCCCTGCGTGCCGATGTCACCCCACCGCCCGTGCTGCGGGGAACAGGCGAGCAGCAGGCGGTCTCCTGCCCCTTTTTCCAGCTGGACGTGCTGCAGCTGGAAGGAACAGCGCTGCGCGGTGAGACGGCCGGTCAGTCCGCACACGTCATTACCGTCACGGCCGGTCAGGTCGAGGTGTTCTGCGCCGATCAGACGGTGACGCTGAGTCCTCATCAAACCCTGCTTGTCGCGGCGCAGACGTCCGGTTACGAGGTGCGCCCGGTTTCGGGCAACGCGCGGGCCCTGCGGGCCAGCGTGCCAATGGTCGGCTGA
- a CDS encoding aldo/keto reductase, translated as MNSPYAPRTLSRSKLSLPSLGFGTAPLGGLHEAVPDTQARDVLQSSWQLGFRYYDTAPLYGYGLAEERLGALLQDHSDFIVSSKVGRVLRPDIPPHPTQLESDGSFGFKSTSKLNVEYDYSYDGVLRSFEDSLRRLQVARIDLLFIHDPDAVGVGVGELMRGAYRALHELREQGMVTAIGAGMNQWQMPAELLKAGEFDVFLLAGRYTLFEQDSLHGFMDRCQERGIGVVIGGVYNSGLLAAAQPGATYNYSPASPETLQRAQAIDAVCARHAVSLKQAALHFPFGHPAVTSVLVASRHAGHVLENTTLLQQTVPAELWQDLKHEGLLGAHVPVPAPGA; from the coding sequence ATGAACAGCCCTTACGCTCCCCGGACCTTGTCCCGCAGCAAGCTCTCGCTGCCTTCGCTGGGTTTCGGAACCGCGCCGCTGGGTGGACTGCACGAGGCGGTACCCGACACTCAGGCGCGCGACGTGCTGCAGAGCAGCTGGCAGCTCGGTTTTCGCTATTACGACACGGCCCCCCTGTACGGGTACGGCCTGGCCGAGGAACGGCTGGGCGCACTGCTGCAGGACCACTCGGATTTCATCGTGTCGAGCAAGGTCGGGCGGGTGCTGCGCCCGGACATCCCGCCGCACCCCACGCAGCTGGAAAGCGACGGCAGCTTCGGCTTCAAATCGACGTCGAAACTGAACGTCGAGTACGACTACTCCTACGACGGCGTGCTGCGGTCCTTCGAGGACAGCCTGAGGCGCCTGCAGGTCGCGCGCATCGATTTGCTGTTCATTCATGACCCTGACGCGGTGGGCGTGGGAGTCGGCGAGCTGATGCGAGGTGCTTACCGCGCCCTGCACGAGCTGCGCGAGCAAGGGATGGTCACGGCCATCGGCGCGGGCATGAACCAGTGGCAGATGCCAGCCGAACTGCTGAAGGCAGGTGAGTTCGACGTGTTTCTGCTGGCGGGCCGCTACACCCTGTTCGAACAGGACTCGCTGCACGGTTTCATGGACCGCTGTCAGGAACGCGGCATCGGGGTGGTGATCGGTGGTGTGTACAACAGTGGCCTGCTCGCGGCGGCGCAGCCGGGCGCTACCTACAATTACAGCCCCGCTTCCCCGGAAACGCTGCAGCGTGCGCAGGCCATTGACGCGGTCTGCGCGCGCCACGCCGTCAGCCTCAAGCAGGCCGCCCTGCACTTCCCTTTCGGTCATCCGGCCGTGACCTCGGTCCTGGTGGCCAGCCGTCATGCCGGACACGTGCTCGAAAACACGACCCTGCTGCAACAGACCGTTCCGGCGGAACTGTGGCAGGATCTTAAACACGAAGGTCTGCTCGGCGCCCACGTGCCCGTTCCGGCGCCCGGAGCCTGA
- a CDS encoding ROK family protein, giving the protein MTAALVDPGAREVRRDSRTVLHVAHDSPASLLTDGWARVALLACANEVGRVAGVGVAMPSPFEYARGVARHRHKFAALYGVNVRESLRDAWAGTPLADTSPVFGNDADLFALGEAWAGAARGRTRVLGVTLGTGLGSGFVVAGRVVTSGEGVPPEGELWNTPYAGALAEDSVSTRALVDAYTRSGGPQLNPADLAARARQGDVGARQVWQQFGEHLAAVLTPVVQDFKPDVVVVGGNLTQAWTLFSAPLKLLGVPCEASRLLDEAALLGAAALVLDQHG; this is encoded by the coding sequence GTGACGGCGGCACTCGTGGACCCGGGGGCCCGTGAAGTGCGGCGGGACAGCCGCACCGTTTTGCACGTCGCTCACGACTCGCCTGCCAGCCTGCTCACGGACGGCTGGGCCCGAGTGGCCCTGCTGGCCTGCGCGAACGAGGTGGGCCGCGTGGCGGGCGTCGGCGTCGCCATGCCGAGTCCGTTTGAGTATGCGCGCGGCGTCGCCCGGCACCGACACAAGTTCGCGGCGCTCTACGGCGTGAACGTCCGCGAGTCACTGAGAGACGCCTGGGCAGGCACTCCGCTGGCCGACACCTCGCCCGTCTTCGGAAACGACGCCGATCTGTTCGCGCTCGGCGAAGCCTGGGCGGGCGCTGCTCGCGGCCGGACGCGGGTGCTGGGCGTCACGCTCGGCACGGGCCTCGGCAGCGGTTTTGTCGTTGCGGGCCGGGTCGTCACCTCCGGCGAAGGCGTGCCTCCGGAGGGCGAGTTGTGGAATACGCCCTACGCAGGCGCCCTGGCCGAAGATTCGGTTTCCACGCGTGCGCTCGTGGACGCTTACACGCGGAGCGGCGGACCACAGCTCAACCCGGCCGATCTGGCGGCCCGGGCGCGCCAGGGAGACGTCGGCGCCCGGCAGGTCTGGCAGCAATTCGGTGAGCACCTTGCCGCCGTCCTGACACCCGTCGTGCAGGACTTCAAGCCGGACGTCGTGGTCGTCGGGGGAAACCTGACGCAGGCCTGGACTCTGTTCAGCGCTCCCCTGAAGCTGCTGGGCGTGCCCTGCGAAGCGTCCCGGCTGCTCGACGAGGCGGCCCTGCTGGGCGCGGCGGCCCTCGTTCTCGATCAGCACGGTTGA
- a CDS encoding acetylxylan esterase: MAYFDLPEHELRTYRPPRHEPTDFDAFWARTLAESRERAQDPQFVPVEALLATLEVFDVTFSGALGSPVRGWLVLPRQRTGPLPCVVEFIGYGGGRGLPHEWLLYASAGYAHFVMDTRGQGSGWRQGDTPDEGSGGEPHLGGFMTLGLHDPHRYYYRRVYTDAARAVETARTHPAVDASRVAVTGGSQGGGLALAAAALMPDVQACLPDVPFLCHFERALRITDSFPYGEIAQYLRIHRDATQAAMHTLSYFDGLHFAARARARALFSVGLMDDICPPSTVYAAFNHYGGEKRMVEYPFNRHEGGQAHQDLKKIHFLREVFGAKVPS; encoded by the coding sequence ATGGCTTACTTCGATCTTCCGGAACACGAACTGCGCACCTACCGACCCCCTCGCCACGAGCCCACCGATTTCGATGCCTTCTGGGCCCGGACGCTGGCCGAGTCACGGGAGCGAGCCCAGGACCCGCAGTTTGTGCCCGTCGAGGCTTTGCTCGCGACCCTGGAGGTGTTCGACGTGACCTTCAGCGGCGCCCTCGGCTCGCCCGTGCGGGGATGGCTGGTGCTTCCCAGACAGCGCACCGGCCCTTTGCCGTGCGTGGTCGAATTCATCGGGTATGGTGGTGGACGTGGTCTGCCGCACGAGTGGCTGCTGTATGCCAGCGCCGGGTACGCGCATTTCGTGATGGATACCCGCGGTCAGGGCAGCGGCTGGCGTCAGGGTGACACGCCCGACGAGGGCAGTGGGGGCGAGCCGCACCTGGGAGGCTTCATGACCCTGGGTTTGCACGATCCCCACCGCTACTACTACCGGCGTGTCTACACCGACGCGGCGCGCGCCGTCGAAACGGCCCGCACGCATCCGGCCGTCGACGCTTCGCGCGTGGCGGTGACCGGAGGCAGTCAGGGTGGGGGGCTGGCCCTGGCGGCCGCCGCGTTGATGCCGGACGTGCAGGCCTGCTTGCCCGACGTGCCGTTCCTGTGTCACTTCGAGCGTGCCCTGCGCATCACCGACAGCTTTCCGTACGGCGAGATCGCGCAGTACCTGCGCATTCACCGTGACGCTACCCAGGCGGCCATGCACACCCTGTCGTACTTCGACGGCCTGCACTTCGCGGCCCGCGCGCGCGCCCGGGCGCTGTTCAGCGTCGGTCTGATGGACGATATCTGCCCGCCCAGCACCGTGTACGCCGCGTTCAACCACTATGGCGGTGAAAAACGCATGGTCGAGTATCCCTTCAACCGCCACGAGGGCGGGCAGGCCCACCAGGACCTGAAGAAAATCCATTTTTTACGGGAAGTGTTCGGTGCGAAAGTGCCTTCATGA